DNA sequence from the Prolixibacter sp. SD074 genome:
GATGATTAAAAAGAACGAGTTTTTGCTCGACCTCAAGCAGTTGCTGACGCGTCAGAAACAGCAGTTGGGAACCCGTTATCCGGATAAATATTTCAACAACATCATCAAAAAGATCGACAAGAATATCTCAAGCCACGATGACTGGCAGATTTTTGAGACCAACTTCGAAAAGGCCCATGAACAGTTTCTGCGGAAGATTAAAGATGATTTTCCGGATTTGACTGGCAAAGATTTACGCATGTGTGCCTATCTGCGTATGAACCTTTCATCCAAAGAGATTGCACCTCTTCTGGGAATCACCGTTCGTGGCGTCGAAAACCACCGCTACCGGTTGAGGAAAAAGATGGGAATGAGCCATGATGACAATTTGGTTGATTTAATTCTCAAATATTAGGTTTGTTTAATGCATTTTGATTGAGATTGATAATTTTAGAAATACGGTAATGACAATTGATTACCATCCCAAAAACTGCATGCCCAGCCCCGCTACCAGGATCATCAATCCGGCTACCAGGTGAAGGTATTTCTCCCTGTTTTTAATTTTGATTAGCGAACTTCCTTTGTAGCCCAGCAAAACAATGGTGAGCATGGTAATGATAGTGGCGGCCCCGAAAATAACACTAACCGCAAACACGCCAAAGGTATTGTGTTGAGAGGCCGGATAAATCAGTAAGGGAATCAGCACCTCGCATGGGCCAAAAACAAAAATGAGAAAGAGAATCCATGGTGTCAGTTTGGTATTGTCCTCCTTATTTTGTTCGTTTTCAGTTATGGCCTGATGGTGTAGTTCCCTTATTTTTTTAGGAACAAGGAAGTGGGGTAGATGAGTATGTCCGCCGTTTTTGAGGTATTTGTATATCCCGTAAATTGAATAAAGTGCCCCGAAGGCAATGATCATCCATCCAACCAGGTTTCCCCGGTACGATTCAATGGTTTCCAGTTTATTGACACTAATGCCGAGCGCTACACCCGCAATTCCCAGAACCACCGAACCGCTAATGTGCCCGACGCCTCCAATGAAGGTGATCCAAAGGGTTTTGGTTTGCGACCAGTTGCGGGCCTTGCTTAATACGATAAACGGCAAATAGTGGTCGGGACCGAGCGCTGTATGGACGAAACCCAATGTGGCTGCGGTAATCAGGAGCAGTTGTAAACCATTCATTATCGTCAGTTTATTATAGTTTGTTGATTAAAGCAGCCTGGCAGGCCGCCCCGAAACCGTTGTCGATATTCACCACCGAAACCCCGCTGGCACAGCTGTTCAGCATGGAGAGCAATGCAGACAATCCGCCAAAATTAGCACCATAGCCTACGCTGGTAGGAACACCAATAACCGGTTTATCCACCAACCCGCCAATGACGCTGGCCAAGGCACCTTCCATGCCGGCAACGACAATAATCACCCGCGCATTCCGGATAACATCGAGCTTATGAAACAACCGGTGAATACCGGCCACACCCACATCATAAATCGTTTCAACCCGGTTGTTTAGAAAGCGAACTGTTTCAGCGGCTTCTTCGGCAACCGGCATATCCGATGTGCCAGCCGCTACAATGGCGATATACCCTTTCCCCGGCCCGTCATCACGGTGTTTATACGTAATGGTTTTCGCCACCGGGTTATAAATAGCGCCAGGAACGGCCGCTTTTACGGCTTCGTACATGGCATCCGTTACACGTGTAGCTAATACATCGATGCCGTTTAGATATAAGCGTTCAGCAATTTGTGCCACCTGCTCCACGGTTTTCCCGGAAGCATAAATCACTTCAGGAAGACCGGTCCGGCGTAAGCGGTCGATATCAAGTGTGGCAAAACCCATCTCATCGATGCCATTGTTGGACAGATGTTGGAGTGCATCGGTCAGGTCCAGGTTTCCGCTTTTGTATCGTTCAAGTATCTCTTTCGCTGTCATATCAGATTACTTTTGACACTGCTTTTTCTACTTCCGTGATTGAAATATTGTGCTGAATGGCCAGGTTTTTGCAGTCTTCAAACTCTGGTTTGACATTCACCCGCTTGCCATTAAAATAGCTTTTTTTTACGCGTACATTTCCCAAGTCGGTTTCAACAACCTGTTCCTCACGGCGAAGCATACTCTTTTGTATCGAATATTCGCGTAAGCCAATGGACGTGGTGTTTTCGAAAATGATGGTTTTCATTCTGACCGACAATTCACTCGGGCACAAAACAGCCAATTGTGTTGCTGGTCGCGATTTTTTCATGATGACGGGGGTAAGCCAGGCATCGCCGGCGCCTGCTTCGAAAAGTAAATCCAGCAGGTAGCTGTAATGTTCCGGGCTCATATCGTCGATGTTGCACTCCAGCATGGTAGCGGTTTCAGTGGTCACATCGGTCATCTCTTCCCGGGTTTCCGAAAGGTAGACACGTAAAATATTCGGTACGCCGGGTACATCGCGCTGGCCAATCCCGTAACCTGTTTGGGTGATGGGAAAATTGATTTGTTCGGTAAATTCATCGACGGTTGCCGCCAATATCGCAGCGCCGGTCGGAGTAGTGGCTTCGTGTTGTACGAGCCCGGTTTTTACCGGAATATTCATGACGATAAGGGCAGTGGCCGGAGCCGGAACCGGCATGATGCCGTGTGCACAATTCACTGTTCCTCCACCCAGTTGGATGGAAGAAGAAAGCACTTTGTCCACATTGAGATAGTTGAGGCAAATGGCTGCACCGACAATATCTGCAATCGAATCGAGCGCCCCCACTTCATGGAAATGCACTTTTTGAATATCTATATTGTGGACTTTGGCTTCTGCTTCCGCTATCCGCCTGAAAATGCTAAGTGCTGTAGTTTTCACATTCAGCGAAAGCGGCGAGTTGTTGACAATTTCCCCGACATGTCGCAGGTGGCGGTGCTTTTCGTTTTCCGGATTTTCAATGATGACGGTCGCCTTTGTTCCCGAAATACCTTGACGGATATCTTTCTCAATCTTCAGGTGAAAACCGTTGATGTTCAATTTAGCCAGTTCACTTTCGAGGTAGCCGGGATCGACCCCAAGGTCAATCATCGCCCCGAGGTTCATATCGCCACTGATCCCGGCAAAGCAATCGTAATATAAGATTTTCATGGTTGGATGTTTATGGGTTGTTTCCCGAAAGGAGTCAATCGCGACGCATTCAGGGATATCTGTTTATTTTTTTACTACCCGGTTCAGTTTACCGGAAATGAGCCCTTCGCGATCGATTTCACAGTGTTCAAATCCCAATGCGGTGATTTTCGCCACTATTTCGTCCTGAACAAGTGTGAGTTTCTTTAAATCGTCCGGCTGCACTTCTATCTTTCCGAAAGTTCCGTAGTGGCGTACCCGTACATTGTCAAAGCCATAACCATTCAGAATATCTTCAGCAGCTTCAATCTGTTTGAGTTTTTCAAGCGTAACCGATTGGTTGTAGGGGATGCGGGAGCTCAGGCAAGGACTGGCAGGTTTATCCCAGTTTGGTAATTCAAAATGCCGGGCTATCTCGCGCAACTCTTCTTTTGTTATCTGGCAATCAACCATGGGCGACAGCACCTCATATTTCTTAGCCGCATCAATTCCCGGACGGTAATCACCCAAATCATCGAAGTTGGTTCCGCTCAATACGTGATATCCCGGGTACTTCTCACAAATCTCGGTCAGATCATGAAAAAGATGCTCCTTGCAGAAGAAGCAGCGGTTGACCGGATTCTGGTTATAGCGTTCGTCAGCCAGCTCTTCTGTCTTAATGATTTCCAGATGAATGTCGAACTGCGCGCAGAAATCGTTAGCCAACTGAAAGTCTTTCTTTTTTAAACTCTCGGAGTTCGAAATCACGCCAATGGCTTTTTCTTTTCCCTGGAATTTTCGCGCCAGAAAAAGAACAAGTGACGAATCGATTCCTCCGGAGAAAGCCACAATCGAACCGTCCCTGTCTTGAAACCAGGCTTCCAGCTCATCAAGTTTTGTTTGTATCTCTTTTGACAGATTCATGAAGATTTTAGTTCGTTCGTAATACTCTTTTTAAAATTCGTGTTACTTACAGTGCAAAAAAATAGCTAATCAGCCCGTGTCATGGTCAGTTTT
Encoded proteins:
- the larC gene encoding nickel pincer cofactor biosynthesis protein LarC; the protein is MKILYYDCFAGISGDMNLGAMIDLGVDPGYLESELAKLNINGFHLKIEKDIRQGISGTKATVIIENPENEKHRHLRHVGEIVNNSPLSLNVKTTALSIFRRIAEAEAKVHNIDIQKVHFHEVGALDSIADIVGAAICLNYLNVDKVLSSSIQLGGGTVNCAHGIMPVPAPATALIVMNIPVKTGLVQHEATTPTGAAILAATVDEFTEQINFPITQTGYGIGQRDVPGVPNILRVYLSETREEMTDVTTETATMLECNIDDMSPEHYSYLLDLLFEAGAGDAWLTPVIMKKSRPATQLAVLCPSELSVRMKTIIFENTTSIGLREYSIQKSMLRREEQVVETDLGNVRVKKSYFNGKRVNVKPEFEDCKNLAIQHNISITEVEKAVSKVI
- a CDS encoding sulfite exporter TauE/SafE family protein — protein: MNGLQLLLITAATLGFVHTALGPDHYLPFIVLSKARNWSQTKTLWITFIGGVGHISGSVVLGIAGVALGISVNKLETIESYRGNLVGWMIIAFGALYSIYGIYKYLKNGGHTHLPHFLVPKKIRELHHQAITENEQNKEDNTKLTPWILFLIFVFGPCEVLIPLLIYPASQHNTFGVFAVSVIFGAATIITMLTIVLLGYKGSSLIKIKNREKYLHLVAGLMILVAGLGMQFLGW
- the larB gene encoding nickel pincer cofactor biosynthesis protein LarB, whose protein sequence is MTAKEILERYKSGNLDLTDALQHLSNNGIDEMGFATLDIDRLRRTGLPEVIYASGKTVEQVAQIAERLYLNGIDVLATRVTDAMYEAVKAAVPGAIYNPVAKTITYKHRDDGPGKGYIAIVAAGTSDMPVAEEAAETVRFLNNRVETIYDVGVAGIHRLFHKLDVIRNARVIIVVAGMEGALASVIGGLVDKPVIGVPTSVGYGANFGGLSALLSMLNSCASGVSVVNIDNGFGAACQAALINKL
- the larE gene encoding ATP-dependent sacrificial sulfur transferase LarE, yielding MNLSKEIQTKLDELEAWFQDRDGSIVAFSGGIDSSLVLFLARKFQGKEKAIGVISNSESLKKKDFQLANDFCAQFDIHLEIIKTEELADERYNQNPVNRCFFCKEHLFHDLTEICEKYPGYHVLSGTNFDDLGDYRPGIDAAKKYEVLSPMVDCQITKEELREIARHFELPNWDKPASPCLSSRIPYNQSVTLEKLKQIEAAEDILNGYGFDNVRVRHYGTFGKIEVQPDDLKKLTLVQDEIVAKITALGFEHCEIDREGLISGKLNRVVKK